In Acropora palmata chromosome 7, jaAcrPala1.3, whole genome shotgun sequence, one genomic interval encodes:
- the LOC141886505 gene encoding uncharacterized protein LOC141886505 encodes MKFLPQLYRESQQDWFGKRGISWHISVVFRRVRGELQSQGFVHIIQQCSQDSSCVILIMQHVLQTLKAEHPEITTAFYRQDNAGCYHCANTILACPLIGKSTGIHVSRLDFSDPQGGKGPADRLAATCKSHIRIYINEGHNVTKAEEMQEALLSHGGVSGVRVAVLHTVPEIIQEQKFPGISKLHNFEFGDGALVAWRACDIGSGKRFVVDKSTGQF; translated from the coding sequence ATGAAATTTCTCCCTCAGTTATATCGTGAATCCCAGCAAGATTGGTTTGGGAAGAGGGGGATTTCGTGGCACATATCTGTGGTTTTCCGTCGGGTGAGGGGTGAACTTCAGTCACAGGGGTTCGTACATATCATTCAACAGTGCAGTCAAGACAGCTcttgtgttattttgattATGCAGCATGTTCTCCAAACCTTGAAAGCCGAGCACCCCGAGATAACGACCGCGTTCTACCGCCAGGATAACGCTGGTTGTTACCACTGTGCAAACACCATTCTTGCATGCCCTCTCATCGGGAAGTCCACTGGAATTCATGTATCACGTTTGGACTTCAGCGATCCTCAGGGTGGCAAGGGCCCCGCCGATAGGTTAGCGGCCACGTGCAAGTCCCATATCCGCATTTACATCAACGAGGGACACAATGTCACCAAAGCAGAAGAGATGCAGGAAGCACTACTCTCGCATGGGGGAGTCAGTGGTGTTCGTGTGGCAGTTTTGCATACAGTGCCAGAAATAATTCAAGAACAGAAGTTCCCGGGAATAAGCAAACTGCACAATTTTGAGTTCGGCGATGGGGCACTTGTGGCATGGCGGGCGTGCGACATTGGTTCAGGAAAGCGTTTTGTGGTAGACAAAAGTACAGGTCAGTTTTAG